A genome region from Hevea brasiliensis isolate MT/VB/25A 57/8 chromosome 7, ASM3005281v1, whole genome shotgun sequence includes the following:
- the LOC110661524 gene encoding uncharacterized WD repeat-containing protein C17D11.16 isoform X2 — protein MIKAGALERSGDSGSEENDEDMDVDTAKQTDEVTHALAVADALGRTTKNKNSVTKFDDITDGLKELDMDHYDEEDKGIELFSTGLGDLYYPSNDMDPYLKDKDDDDSEELEDMTIKPKDAVIVCARNEDEFSHLEVWIFEESVDNDSNMYVHHDIVLSAFPLCTAWLDCPLRGEEKGNFVAVGSMEPSIEIWDLDIIDEVQPSVVLGGVAEEKMKKKKKGKKTSTKYKEGSHTDSVLGLAWNKQFRNILASASADRQVKLWDVATGKCDITMEHHTDKVQAVAWNHHEPQVLLSGSFDHSVVMKDGRIPTHPGFKWSVTADVESLAWDPHSNHSFVVSLEDGTVQGFDIRAAKSDSTSDSKPSFTLHAHDKAVCTVSYNPSVPNLLATGSTDKMVKLWDLSNNQPSCVASKNPKAGAVFSISFSEDSPFLLAIGGSKGKLEVWDTSSDAGISRRFGNNCK, from the exons TGGAGATAGTGGCAGTGAGGAAAACGATGAAGATATGGATGTTGATACTGCCAAGCAGACCGATGAAGTAACCCATGCATTAGCTGTAGCAGATGCACTTGGTAGAACTACTAAAAACAAGAACTCAGTGACCAAATTTGATGACATAACCGATGGCTTGAAGGAACTTGACATGGACCATTATGATGAGGAGGATAAAG GCATTGAGCTATTCAGCACAGGACTTGGGGACCTTTACTATCCAAGCAACGATATGGACCCTTATTTAAAGGATAAAGAT GATGATGATTCGGAAGAGCTTGAGGACATGACCATTAAACCGAAGGATGCAGTCATAGTTTGTGCTCGTAATGAGGATGAATTCAGTCACCTTGAG GTTTGGATATTTGAGGAATCAGTTGATAATGATTCAAACATGTATGTTCATCATGATATTGTCCTGTCAGCATTCCCCCTTTGTACAGCATGGCTTGATTGTCCACTCAGGGGGGAAGAAAAAG GAAATTTTGTAGCTGTGGGTTCAATGGAACCTTCAATTGAAATATGGGACCTTGACATT ATTGATGAAGTGCAACCATCTGTAGTTTTAGGTGGTGTTGCTGaagagaagatgaagaagaaaaaaaaaggaaagaag ACATCAACCAAATACAAAGAAGGCAGTCACACTGATTCTGTACTTGGCCTTGCCTGGAATAAACAGTTCAG gAATATCCTTGCCAGTGCTAGTGCTGATAGACAGGTCAAACTTTGGGATGTGGCTACTGGAAAATGTGATATTACCATGGAGCATCATACAGACAAG GTTCAAGCAGTTGCATGGAATCATCATGAGCCACAAGTTCTTCTCAGTGGATCTTTTGATCATTCAGTAGTCATG AAGGATGGGAGGATACCTACACATCCTGGTTTTAAGTGGTCTGTCACAGCCGATGTTGAAAGCTTGGCATGGGATCCGCATTCTAATCACTCATTTGTG GTGAGTCTTGAAGATGGTACAGTCCAAGGTTTTGACATCCGGGCTGCTAAGTCTGATTCAACTTCTGATTCAAAGCCAAGTTTTACCCTCCATGCACATGACAAAGCTGTTTGCACAGTCTCCTATAATCCTTCTGTGCCTAAT CTTCTGGCAACTGGATCTACAGATAAAatg GTAAAACTTTGGGATTTGTCAAACAACCAACCATCATGTGTAGCATCGAAGAATCCTAAAGCA GGAGCTGTATTTTCTATTTCCTTCTCAGAGGATAGTCCTTTCTTG